The following proteins are co-located in the Malus sylvestris chromosome 13, drMalSylv7.2, whole genome shotgun sequence genome:
- the LOC126595637 gene encoding squamosa promoter-binding-like protein 1 isoform X1, whose protein sequence is MESEFGGKACNFRGVMVPNLKGVGKKSLEWDLNDFKWDGDLFTASPLNSTPSDGRSRQLFPARPETPSDAGLSNSSSSGSDNIRPGNEKDQRELEKRRRDVFVENRELNDEAASLNLKLGGQTYPIMEEEVQTGKKTKTIGTTSNRAVCQVEDCKADLSNAKDYHRRHKVCDMHSKATKALVGSVMQRFCQQCSRFHALQEFDEGKKSCRRRLAGHNRRRRKTHPDTAVNGGSLNNEGGSGYLLISLLRILSNMHSSSSDQTKDQDVISHLLRSLANVAGTADGRNISTLLQGSQGLFNSGTSVQTARRVLDMNAGVNTEDPLRSKGHCSILPASRDSSESKSVTPEATSRRFQLNDIDLNSTYDDSQDYVENLGNSHVPASPGTASLGFPSWMQRDSHKSSPPQTSGNSDLTSTQSPSSSSGEAQSHTDRIIFKLFGKDPNELPLALRSQILDWLSHSPTNIESYIRPGCIILTIYLRLEKSTWEEVFSTVDGKSFLKTLLDAADDPFWRTGWVYTRVQDYVAFTYNGEVVLDTPLPLKSNKSCRISCIKPIAISLSERAEFIVKGFNLSSSTTRLFCALEGKYLAQETCYDLLDDADSTVEDDEQQCLKFSCSIPNVTGRGFIEVEDHGLSSSFFPFIVAEQEVCSEICMLEDVIEVSETDDDIQSGPEKVEAKNQALDFIHELGWLLHRSRVKFRLGQLDPNLDTFPFRRFRLLMEFSIDHDWCAVVKKLLGILFDGTVDAGEHPSLESALLDMGLLHRAVRINSRRMVEFLLRFVPGLTGSEQKEQVDRDGNSFLFKPDVVGPMGLTPLHIAASTDGCEQVLDALTDDPGKVGIKAWKNTRDSTGLTPYDYACLRSRYSYVHIVQRKISNTLESGHVVLDIPGLTLDRNGKQKQSDAHKSSRVASLETERNDIKAILRHCRLCEQKPAYSTTRSLVYRPAMLSLVAVAAVCVCVALLFKSNPEVVFVLEPFRWEHLKFGSS, encoded by the exons ATGGAGTCTGAATTCGGAGGAAAGGCTTGTAATTTTCGTGGTGTGATGGTGCCGAATTTGAAGGGGGTTGGGAAAAAGAGTTTGgaatgggatttgaatgattttaaATGGGATGGTGATCTTTTTACTGCTAGTCCATTAAATTCTACACCATCTGATGGTAGGAGTAGGCAGTTGTTTCCGGCCAGGCCAGAAACTCCGTCGGATGCTGGTTTGTCCAACAGTTCTTCTTCTGGTTCGGATAATATCAGGCCGGGGAATGAGAAAGATCAAAGAGAATTGGAGAAACGGAGAAGGGATGTTTTTGTGGAAAACCGAGAGTTGAATGATGAAGCTGCGTCTCTGAATCTTAAACTTGGCGGGCAAACTTACCCCATTATGGAAGAAGAAGTACAAACCGGGAAGAAAACAAAGACAATTGGGACTACTTCAAACCGTGCAGTTTGTCAGGTGGAGGACTGTAAGGCTGATCTTAGCAATGCCAAGGATTATCACCGGAGGCATAAGGTCTGTGATATGCATTCTAAGGCAACTAAAGCGCTGGTTGGAAGTGTTATGCAGCGGTTCTGTCAACAGTGTAGCAG GTTTCATGCTCTTCAAGAGTTTGATGAAGGGAAGAAAAGTTGCCGTAGGCGTTTGGCTGGCCATAATAGGAGGAGAAGAAAAACACATCCTGATACTGCAGTTAATGGAGGCTCTTTAAACAATGAAGGCGGAAGCGGTTATCTATTGATTAGCTTGCTGAGAATACTTTCAAATATGCACT CTAGTAGTTCTGATCAAACAAAGGATCAGGATGTCATATCTCATTTGTTGAGGAGCTTAGCCAATGTTGCTGGTACGGCTGATGGAAGAAACATATCTACATTGCTGCAGGGATCTCAAGGTTTATTTAACAGTGGGACATCTGTCCAGACTGCACGAAGGGTTCTAGATATGAATGCTGGTGTTAATACTGAGGACCCTTTAAGGTCTAAAGGACACTGTTCGATACTACCTGCATCAAGAGACAGTTCTGAATCCAAATCAGTTACACCGGAAGCTACAAGTAGAAGGTTCCAGTTAAATGACATTGATTTAAATAGTACATACGATGATTCACAGGACTATGTAGAGAACCTAGGGAATTCTCATGTTCCTGCAAGTCCAGGCACTGCATCTCTTGGTTTTCCTTCATGGATGCAGCGTGATTCTCATAAATCAAGCCCACCTCAGACAAGTGGGAATTCAGACTTAACTTCTACTCAGTCACCGTCAAGTTCTAGTGGAGAAGCTCAG AGTCACACAGACCGAATTATTTTTAAACTATTTGGAAAAGACCCTAATGAACTTCCACTTGCTCTGCGATCACAG ATCCTCGACTGGTTATCTCACAGCCCTACCAACATTGAAAGCTACATAAGGCCGGGCTGTATCATTTTGACAATTTACCTTCGTCTAGAAAAATCCACGTGGGAGGAGGTATTCTCGACTGTGGATGGCAAATCCTT TTTGAAAACACTTCTTGATGCTGCGGATGATCCTTTTTGGAGAACAGGATGGGTGTATACAAGGGTGCAAGATTATGTAGCATTTACATACAATG GTGAAGTTGTGTTAGACACACCCTTGCCTCTTAAAAGCAATAAAAGTTGCAGGATATCATGCATCAAACCAATTGCGATCTCCTTATCTGAGAGAGCTGAATTTATAGTAAAAGGCTTTAACCTTTCTAGTTCCACCACAAG GTTATTCTGTGCTCTAGAAGGGAAGTATCTGGCTCAAGAAACTTGTTATGACTTGTTGGATGATGCGGATAGCACTGTTGAGGATGACGAACAGCAATGCCTTAAATTCTCCTGCTCTATACCAAATGTTACTGGGCGAGGATTCATTGAG GTTGAAGATCATGGTCTCAGCAGTAGCTTCTTTCCATTTATAGTTGCAGAGCAGGAAGTATGCTCTGAGATTTGTATGCTGGAAGATGTGATTGAGGTGTCCGAGACTGATGATGATATCCAATCTGGACCTGAAAAAGTGGAAGCTAAGAACCAAGCCTTGGACTTTATACATGAATTGGGTTGGCTCCTACATAGAAGTCGCGTTAAGTTTAGACTGGGTCAATTGGATCCCAATCTAGATACATTTCCCTTTAGACGGTTCAGATTGCTCATGGAGTTCTCCATTGACCATGATTGGTGTGCTGTGGTGAAGAAACTCTTGGGCATTCTGTTTGATGGTACTGTCGACGCTGGAGAGCATCCTTCCCTTGAGTCTGCACTACTGGATATGGGCCTCCTCCACAGAGCTGTGCGAATCAATAGCAGACGTATGGTGGAATTCTTGTTAAGATTTGTCCCAGGTTTAACAGGATCTGAGCAGAAGGAACAAGTTGACAGGGACGGCAACAGTTTCTTGTTTAAACCTGATGTTGTTGGGCCCATGGGGTTGACTCCTCTTCATATTGCCGCCAGTACTGATGGCTGTGAGCAAGTATTGGATGCCTTAACTGATGATCCTGGAAAG GTGGGAATTAAAGCATGGAAAAACACTCGAGACAGCACAGGATTGACACCATATGATTATGCATGCCTTCGAAGCCGCTACTCCTATGTCCATATAGTCCAGCGGAAAATCAGCAATACACTGGAAAGCGGGCATGTGGTGCTTGACATCCCTGGCCTCACGTTAGACAGAAATGGAAAGCAGAAGCAATCGGATGCGCATAAATCATCAAGAGTAGCCAGCTTGGAAACTGAAAGGAATGATATAAAAGCAATCTTACGACACTGCAGGTTATGTGAACAGAAACCAGCTTATAGCACCACACGGTCACTTGTATacaggccggcaatgctgtcaTTGGTGGCTGTCGCTGCTGTCTGCGTTTGCGTGGCCTTGCTCTTTAAAAGCAATCCGGAAGTTGTTTTCGTGTTGGAGCCATTCCGGTGGGAACACTTGAAGTTTGGTTCAAGCTAA
- the LOC126595637 gene encoding squamosa promoter-binding-like protein 1 isoform X2 — translation MESEFGGKACNFRGVMVPNLKGVGKKSLEWDLNDFKWDGDLFTASPLNSTPSDGRSRQLFPARPETPSDAGLSNSSSSGSDNIRPGNEKDQRELEKRRRDVFVENRELNDEAASLNLKLGGQTYPIMEEEVQTGKKTKTIGTTSNRAVCQVEDCKADLSNAKDYHRRHKVCDMHSKATKALVGSVMQRFCQQCSRFHALQEFDEGKKSCRRRLAGHNRRRRKTHPDTAVNGGSLNNEGGSGYLLISLLRILSNMHSSSSDQTKDQDVISHLLRSLANVAGTADGRNISTLLQGSQGLFNSGTSVQTARRVLDMNAGVNTEDPLRSKGHCSILPASRDSSESKSVTPEATSRRFQLNDIDLNSTYDDSQDYVENLGNSHVPASPGTASLGFPSWMQRDSHKSSPPQTSGNSDLTSTQSPSSSSGEAQSHTDRIIFKLFGKDPNELPLALRSQILDWLSHSPTNIESYIRPGCIILTIYLRLEKSTWEEFCCHLGSSLKTLLDAADDPFWRTGWVYTRVQDYVAFTYNGEVVLDTPLPLKSNKSCRISCIKPIAISLSERAEFIVKGFNLSSSTTRLFCALEGKYLAQETCYDLLDDADSTVEDDEQQCLKFSCSIPNVTGRGFIEVEDHGLSSSFFPFIVAEQEVCSEICMLEDVIEVSETDDDIQSGPEKVEAKNQALDFIHELGWLLHRSRVKFRLGQLDPNLDTFPFRRFRLLMEFSIDHDWCAVVKKLLGILFDGTVDAGEHPSLESALLDMGLLHRAVRINSRRMVEFLLRFVPGLTGSEQKEQVDRDGNSFLFKPDVVGPMGLTPLHIAASTDGCEQVLDALTDDPGKVGIKAWKNTRDSTGLTPYDYACLRSRYSYVHIVQRKISNTLESGHVVLDIPGLTLDRNGKQKQSDAHKSSRVASLETERNDIKAILRHCRLCEQKPAYSTTRSLVYRPAMLSLVAVAAVCVCVALLFKSNPEVVFVLEPFRWEHLKFGSS, via the exons ATGGAGTCTGAATTCGGAGGAAAGGCTTGTAATTTTCGTGGTGTGATGGTGCCGAATTTGAAGGGGGTTGGGAAAAAGAGTTTGgaatgggatttgaatgattttaaATGGGATGGTGATCTTTTTACTGCTAGTCCATTAAATTCTACACCATCTGATGGTAGGAGTAGGCAGTTGTTTCCGGCCAGGCCAGAAACTCCGTCGGATGCTGGTTTGTCCAACAGTTCTTCTTCTGGTTCGGATAATATCAGGCCGGGGAATGAGAAAGATCAAAGAGAATTGGAGAAACGGAGAAGGGATGTTTTTGTGGAAAACCGAGAGTTGAATGATGAAGCTGCGTCTCTGAATCTTAAACTTGGCGGGCAAACTTACCCCATTATGGAAGAAGAAGTACAAACCGGGAAGAAAACAAAGACAATTGGGACTACTTCAAACCGTGCAGTTTGTCAGGTGGAGGACTGTAAGGCTGATCTTAGCAATGCCAAGGATTATCACCGGAGGCATAAGGTCTGTGATATGCATTCTAAGGCAACTAAAGCGCTGGTTGGAAGTGTTATGCAGCGGTTCTGTCAACAGTGTAGCAG GTTTCATGCTCTTCAAGAGTTTGATGAAGGGAAGAAAAGTTGCCGTAGGCGTTTGGCTGGCCATAATAGGAGGAGAAGAAAAACACATCCTGATACTGCAGTTAATGGAGGCTCTTTAAACAATGAAGGCGGAAGCGGTTATCTATTGATTAGCTTGCTGAGAATACTTTCAAATATGCACT CTAGTAGTTCTGATCAAACAAAGGATCAGGATGTCATATCTCATTTGTTGAGGAGCTTAGCCAATGTTGCTGGTACGGCTGATGGAAGAAACATATCTACATTGCTGCAGGGATCTCAAGGTTTATTTAACAGTGGGACATCTGTCCAGACTGCACGAAGGGTTCTAGATATGAATGCTGGTGTTAATACTGAGGACCCTTTAAGGTCTAAAGGACACTGTTCGATACTACCTGCATCAAGAGACAGTTCTGAATCCAAATCAGTTACACCGGAAGCTACAAGTAGAAGGTTCCAGTTAAATGACATTGATTTAAATAGTACATACGATGATTCACAGGACTATGTAGAGAACCTAGGGAATTCTCATGTTCCTGCAAGTCCAGGCACTGCATCTCTTGGTTTTCCTTCATGGATGCAGCGTGATTCTCATAAATCAAGCCCACCTCAGACAAGTGGGAATTCAGACTTAACTTCTACTCAGTCACCGTCAAGTTCTAGTGGAGAAGCTCAG AGTCACACAGACCGAATTATTTTTAAACTATTTGGAAAAGACCCTAATGAACTTCCACTTGCTCTGCGATCACAG ATCCTCGACTGGTTATCTCACAGCCCTACCAACATTGAAAGCTACATAAGGCCGGGCTGTATCATTTTGACAATTTACCTTCGTCTAGAAAAATCCACGTGGGAGGAG TTCTGTTGTCATCTGGGATCCAGTTTGAAAACACTTCTTGATGCTGCGGATGATCCTTTTTGGAGAACAGGATGGGTGTATACAAGGGTGCAAGATTATGTAGCATTTACATACAATG GTGAAGTTGTGTTAGACACACCCTTGCCTCTTAAAAGCAATAAAAGTTGCAGGATATCATGCATCAAACCAATTGCGATCTCCTTATCTGAGAGAGCTGAATTTATAGTAAAAGGCTTTAACCTTTCTAGTTCCACCACAAG GTTATTCTGTGCTCTAGAAGGGAAGTATCTGGCTCAAGAAACTTGTTATGACTTGTTGGATGATGCGGATAGCACTGTTGAGGATGACGAACAGCAATGCCTTAAATTCTCCTGCTCTATACCAAATGTTACTGGGCGAGGATTCATTGAG GTTGAAGATCATGGTCTCAGCAGTAGCTTCTTTCCATTTATAGTTGCAGAGCAGGAAGTATGCTCTGAGATTTGTATGCTGGAAGATGTGATTGAGGTGTCCGAGACTGATGATGATATCCAATCTGGACCTGAAAAAGTGGAAGCTAAGAACCAAGCCTTGGACTTTATACATGAATTGGGTTGGCTCCTACATAGAAGTCGCGTTAAGTTTAGACTGGGTCAATTGGATCCCAATCTAGATACATTTCCCTTTAGACGGTTCAGATTGCTCATGGAGTTCTCCATTGACCATGATTGGTGTGCTGTGGTGAAGAAACTCTTGGGCATTCTGTTTGATGGTACTGTCGACGCTGGAGAGCATCCTTCCCTTGAGTCTGCACTACTGGATATGGGCCTCCTCCACAGAGCTGTGCGAATCAATAGCAGACGTATGGTGGAATTCTTGTTAAGATTTGTCCCAGGTTTAACAGGATCTGAGCAGAAGGAACAAGTTGACAGGGACGGCAACAGTTTCTTGTTTAAACCTGATGTTGTTGGGCCCATGGGGTTGACTCCTCTTCATATTGCCGCCAGTACTGATGGCTGTGAGCAAGTATTGGATGCCTTAACTGATGATCCTGGAAAG GTGGGAATTAAAGCATGGAAAAACACTCGAGACAGCACAGGATTGACACCATATGATTATGCATGCCTTCGAAGCCGCTACTCCTATGTCCATATAGTCCAGCGGAAAATCAGCAATACACTGGAAAGCGGGCATGTGGTGCTTGACATCCCTGGCCTCACGTTAGACAGAAATGGAAAGCAGAAGCAATCGGATGCGCATAAATCATCAAGAGTAGCCAGCTTGGAAACTGAAAGGAATGATATAAAAGCAATCTTACGACACTGCAGGTTATGTGAACAGAAACCAGCTTATAGCACCACACGGTCACTTGTATacaggccggcaatgctgtcaTTGGTGGCTGTCGCTGCTGTCTGCGTTTGCGTGGCCTTGCTCTTTAAAAGCAATCCGGAAGTTGTTTTCGTGTTGGAGCCATTCCGGTGGGAACACTTGAAGTTTGGTTCAAGCTAA
- the LOC126597506 gene encoding pentatricopeptide repeat-containing protein At3g06430, chloroplastic-like, with translation MASSISLSFSSSLLPHPLPLNKNSTAAASQKPQYPNFKLLLRAFATPAVSRRSTPFPSSDTRKRHWKKGEYPGVSETSAPANYRKTPGRSTSSPSSDTRKKHWKRGEFPGVSETSTPATYRKASARSASYPSSDNRKKHWKQGEFPGVSETSIPAIYIKPPLKNVKKKLDRKNNAKAWVNTVTEALSDAIDKKQWLQALEVFDMLREQPFYQPKEGTYMKLIGMLGRCGQPNRARQLFDTMVEEGCEPTLELYTALLAAYCRNNLIDEAFSVLNLMKTLPQCQPDVFTYSTLIKVCIDHLKFDLVESLYEEMAERLITPNTVTQNIVLSGYGKAGKYDQMEKVLSGMLEGTSCKPDVWTMNVILSVFGNKGQIDMMERWYEKFRDFGIEPETRTLNILIGAYGKKRLYDKMSTVMEYMRKLQFPWTTATYNNVIEAFADVGDAKNMEYTFEQMRAEGMKADTKTFCCLINGYANAGLFHKVVSCVQLAGKFEIPENTAFYNAVIAACARAEDLMEMERVFNRMKEKQCQPDSTTYSVMVEAYSKEGMNDKIYYLKQEIGADGNQSDQISVEENQSDQISAEDNQSDQISAEDNQSDQISDEGNQSDQGSFEDNQSDQASGAESGGVV, from the exons ATGGCttcttcaatctctctctccttttcttcctctctcctccctcatcctcttcctctcaACAAAAACTCCACCGCCGCCGCCTCCCAGAAACCCCAATACCCCAACTTTAAGCTGCTCCTCCGCGCATTCGCCACCCCAGCTGTAAGCCGTCGCTCCACTCCATTTCCGTCGTCCGACACCAGAAAGAGGCACTGGAAGAAAGGTGAATACCCAGGCGTCTCGGAGACGTCGGCTCCGGCGAATTACAGAAAAACCCCTGGTCGTTCCACTTCATCTCCGTCTTCCGACACCAGAAAGAAGCACTGGAAGCGAGGTGAGTTCCCGGGCGTCTCGGAGACGTCGACTCCGGCGACTTACAGAAAAGCCTCCGCTCGTTCTGCTTCATATCCGTCTTCCGACAACAGAAAGAAGCACTGGAAGCAAGGGGAGTTCCCGGGGGTCTCGGAGACGTCGATTCCGGCTATTTATATAAAACCCcctttgaaaaatgtgaagaaGAAGCTGGACCGGAAGAACAATGCCAAGGCGTGGGTCAACACCGTCACGGAGGCCCTGTCAGACGCCATTGACAAGAAGCAGTGGCTCCAAGCTCTTGAG GTGTTTGACATGCTTAGAGAACAACCATTTTATCAACCGAAAGAAGGGACTTACATGAAACTCATTGGTATGCTTGGAAGGTGCGGCCAACCCAATCGTGCCCGCCAGCTTTTCGATACAATGGTTGAAGAGGGCTGTGAACCAACTCTTGAACTTTACACAGCCTTGCTCGCAGCTTATTGCCGGAACAATCTGATTGACGAGGCATTTTCTGTTCTTAACCTGATGAAGACTCTCCCGCAATGCCAGCCTGACGTTTTTACTTACAGTACCTTGATAAAGGTTTGCATTGATCATTTGAAGTTTGATTTAGTTGAGTCCTTGTATGAGGAAATGGCCGAGCGGTTAATAACTCCGAATACAGTCACCCAAAACATAGTGTTGAGTGGATATGGTAAGGCCGGGAAGTATGACCAGATGGAAAAAGTGTTGTCCGGGATGCTGGAGGGTACAAGTTGCAAGCCTGATGTCTGGACAATGAATGTTATCCTTAGTGTGTTTGGAAACAAGGGTCAGATAGATATGATGGAGAGATGGTATGAGAAATTCCGTGATTTTGGGATTGAGCCGGAAACTCGCACTTTGAACATTCTGATTGGTGCTTACGGGAAGAAAAGGCTGTATGATAAGATGTCAACTGTGATGGAGTACATGCGCAAGCTTCAATTCCCATGGACAACTGCAACTTACAACAATGTGATAGAGGCTTTTGCGGACGTAGGAGATGCAAAAAACATGGAATACACATTTGAACAGATGCGTGCTGAGGGCATGAAAGCAGACACCAAAACATTCTGCTGCCTTATTAATGGGTATGCCAATGCAGGCCTCTTCCATAAGGTGGTTAGCTGCGTTCAGTTGGCTGGAAAGTTTGAGATACCTGAGAATACCGCATTTTACAATGCGGTGATAGCTGCATGTGCAAGGGCAGAGGATTTGATGGAGATGGAAAGAGTTTTCAACCGGATGAAagagaagcaatgtcaaccggattcCACAACATACTCTGTCATGGTTGAGGCATATAGTAAGGAAGGTATGAACGACAAGATCTACTACTTGAAGCAGGAGATTGGTGCTGATGGTAATCAAAGTGATCAGATTAGTGTCGAAGAAAATCAAAGTGATCAGATTAGTGCCGAAGACAATCAGAGTGATCAGATTAGTGCTGAAGACAATCAGAGTGATCAGATTAGTGATGAAGGCAATCAAAGTGATCAGGGTAGCTTTGAAGATAATCAAAGTGATCAGGCTTCTGGAGCTGAGTCTGGCGGTGTTGTCTAG